ATTTTAGAATACTCAACAAAGATAAACAGGCTGTCTCAACTCTTAAAACCTGATCCCCCAATGTGGAGCTTTTGAGGCCCTTTTCTCTAAAAAGTTCGACCTCTTGATCAGAATATCCGCCCTCACTGCCTACAAAAAGCCAAATATTTTCAGGGTCTTCATCCTTCATGCTCTTTATAGCAGATGAGACAGTCTGTTCCGACTCTCCCTCATATGGAAATAGACCCGCCGAACGAGGATTTTGGTTCATTTTATCTAAAAGCTCTTTAAGGGATAAAACTGTAGCAATTTCCATAAGATCGCCACGCCCTGACTGCTGAGTTGCAGCTTTCACGATACGTTCCCAACGCTCCGATCGATCTGTTAAGCGCTCTGACTTTTTCTCTCGAATAAAGCTATAGTCCGAAACAAAAGGATGAAGTTTATAAGCCCCAAGCTCCACCGCTTTTTCCACAATCGTATCCATAGTTTGAAATTTACTGATCGAAACCGCCAAGTGAATGTAAGGTTTTTCTGGAAGAGTCGCATCGCGGACTTCATGAATTTTGGCTACCGCTGATTTTTTATCGCGCGAGATGATCTCGACGAAGTAGGCTTTACCTTCCGATAAAATTTCAAATTTATTTCCAACATCTTGCCGACAAACATCGCAGATATGATGAAAGGATTCACCACCGATCAGTACTGAGTCACTGTTAAAATATTTTTTCTCGATCCAATATCTTCTCATCTTAAAAGATATCCTACCCACTCACCCTTCTGAATGCGCTCGACGATTTTTAGAGGAGTGTCTTTTAAAAAGCCTTCAATAAAATCTGCATCGTTTTCGATAATGATGCCAGAAAGGATAAAGGACCCGCCTGGGTTTCTTTTCTGCAGAAGTAGTTCTTTGAGCTTTAATAAAACACCATCAATGATGTTTGCAATCACAAGATCAAAGGTCGCGCTCACGTCTNNNNNNNNNNTGCTAAAATAGATTCAGGAGAACTATCAAGAGCATCAAATTTTTCAGGAATCATGTTCAGATCTTTTTCGGTTAAACGCATTTCGACCTTGTTGATCTCGGCGTTTTCTTTGGCCACACGAATGGCTTCAGGATCGTTGTCTGTTCCCATCACATTCATCACGCCCATCTTGTTGGCAACGAAAGCTAAAATTCCAGTTCCTGTTCCAACATCAATGAGAGATTTCACATTGTTTGCCTGAAGATCTTTATAGATTAATTCTGAACAGATCTGCGTTGTCTCGTGCGTTCCCGTTCCGAATGCCATGCCTGGATCGATGTAGATTGCTTCCACATTCTCAGGAGCTTTCTGCCATGAGGGTACAATCCAAAAACGATCGTAGAGTTTGAAAGCGTTGAAACCTTTTTTCCACTCTTCCATCCAGTCTTTGTTTTCTTGAGATTCTGCAAGAACTTCCATTTCCGGATATCTTTGCTTCAGTAAGCCCACCAGATCTTCCGGCAATTCATAAAAATAAGCTTCAATATTGACGTGCGATTTTTCGATTATCTTAGGTTCTGGATAGACTTTTTTATCAAAGTCCAAAGTTTCAGAAACACCCATCGCATCGTGATCAAAGCAAATCTTTGAGATCACTTGTTCAAGATCTTTTCTAACATTCAAAATGGATAATTTAATAAAAGTGGCTGGTTGCTGAGACAAAAAAAGCTCCTATGGTTTTATAGGAGCTTTGTATCACAGGGCCTTATCTAATTAAAGGAACCTGCTCTGTTTCTATAGGATTAATGCTAGATTTTATAGATTCTACATTATTTTTGGATGGTTTTGTAGGGAGCTCTTGAGGAATCGTCGGAACCGCATTCACTGTAGCTGGCATTCTAGATTCTTCTCTCGTTGGCAGCATTGGAGCTACGACCGAAGTGGCTTCGAAACTTACATTTAGACCTTGCGGCCCGTAGTTGCTTGCACTCTTATCGCCTTCTTCAGCAATCTCTGCTGACCCAACATTGATAAGGTCACCCAGCATTACGCCTCTATGCTCTAGAATTGGCGTGGATTTATTTTCTTCCAACTTTTCAACTCGTGCTACGCTAAGATCTTTTGCTACATAAATGATTTTGATTTTTCCGACAGGCAATGCAAGTGCTCGCCCTTGGTTCGTTCCTAGACGATCAATCACGTTCACTCTGCGGTACAACACAAATGTGGTTCCAGGTTTAATCCCCAGATCATTGCCGGCATTCAGATAATAGTCTGAGTAAACCGCTTCGTTATTTGAGAGTTGAAGGTTTTTTCTGATTTCAATAACCTGCACTTCTTTAGCCTTTGAAACGTTTGCAAACATAAAGATTGCTACTATTAATGATAAAATTGCAGTGGCTTGCATGTATTCCCTCCATGGGTTTGCCACTACTCCGAACCAAATCCTAGTTCTGTAATGTACCTTACTGGTACTAGAGGAGTTCCTATAGTACTCATCGGTATCAGAACGAAACATTTAACTAGGCCTTGGTGTAGGAAATTATTACCTGAGGACATCATATGTCCTCGATTTGAGGACAAAGGTCTAGCTTTTATAAGATGAGGTAGTCTATAAAGTCTCCATGAATAAAGACATTATACAAAATAGAGACCACTTCTTAAGGGAGCTTCTTAAGAATGAATTCCAAAGAAGAGCTGAAAAGAATCCGGCATTCTCTTTGCGGGCCCTTTCTAGTAAATTGGATATGGATCAATCCCTACTCACCAAGCTTCTTCAAGGGAAAAGGAAATTCTCCGATGCAAATGCCCAAAAAATTTCAGATTTTTTAGGAGTTTATTTAAATCAAGAAATTGCAAACACGATTGATTCCTCTGCTGACTACCTTCTTATGAAAGAAGACGAATTCTTTATTATATCCGCATGGTATCATTTTGCGATCTTAGAGTTAATAAAGACAAAAAATTTAAAACATAACCCCAAATTTGTAGCTAAGAGATTGAAAATCACTGATCTCGAGGCAGAGAGAGCCTTAGAAAGACTTGAGCGATTAGGCTTTATTGAATTCAAAAAAAATAAATACTGGCTCAGAAAAATATCTAACTCGTGGTTGAATTTATCAGACACCTCAACTGCAAGAAGAACCCTACAAAAGCAAATGCAAGAAAAATCTCTGGAGGCCCTGGAAGATGTTCCTTTTGATAAAAGAGAACATTCTAGCCTGACTGTGGCGGTGGATCCCAAGCTTTTGCCAGAAATTAAAAAGAAGATAACGGAATTCAGAAGATCAATGGACAAATACATAATGGAGAGCGGAAACGAAAAGGAAGTTTACAATCTTAACGTTTCATTTTTTCCACTAACAAAAGATTTAAAAATTAAAGAATAAGAGGAGTATTTATGTTTAAAATTTTATTAGCAATACTGTTGATTACTTCAGCACAAAGCTTCGCTGGACAAGATGGAAATGGGGGATTTGGTCTCGAGTGCAACGGCCAATTGACACTTCTAGATCTTTATGAAGCTAAAACAAGATACAATTACAATTTTGATCTAGGACCAAGCAACTTGAGCGTTGATCAAAAAGTCGAACTCATGCTAAAACGCTGGGAAAGATTTAATGGTCCTCATGCAAAATTTTATCAAGAAAAGTACAAGAAGTTTTGGGAGCGCGCGATTATTCTTAATGGTCAAATCGTGGTGAAACATGATGACGTCATTATAGGCGATAAGCTGAGCTACGCATCCGATATTGGATCCACAATCCTTCCTGATAATTGCAGCCTTGTTGCCCTTGCTAGAAATTTATCTAATCCTGCAAGCCTAGGTAAAGATATTTTCTTGATGGGAAAATATTGGAATAAACTTGATAATGACAATAAAGCAGCCCTCATTGTACATGAAATGATTTATTCAGCTTATATAAAAACCAAACATAGTTTGGGGAATGGATCTGAGCCCGTTAGAAAATTAATAGCCCTGCTCTCTTCTACCGAAGCAGAAACTTTGCCTTTAGATGAGTTAATTTTATTCCAATCAGAAACGTACAATGTTAACAAAAGTACCCGAGGTAAACCGCTATATATTTCATCATCACATGTATTTGATTTTGGAATTAATAATTTTACTACTAACCTACTAGTTCATGATTCTTTGGTATTGAGTGCTGACAAAAAATACGTCGAATCTTTCGTTCTTCCAAATATTGAAAACCCTGAAGTCATGGGATCAGGCACTCTTAATTATAAAGGAAAAAATTATAAATATTTCCTACTTTTAGGAGAAAATTTCTTTATAACAAAAGATCTTCCTCAAAAATTCTTAATAGATAAATTTGAGTTCACAATAGACACAACGAAGTATGCAATTGATTTAGCTATTCTTGAATTATATAAGAATAAACAAGTTCGAAAAATCACATCCTACTATCCTTATACCGGTGCACACAGAGAGATGTATAAAAAAATCTTAAAACATAAAAATGTTGAGTTTATAGAAAATCCTAGTTGGCACGATTTTAGTTTTATAGAATTTTATCCAAATGGTAAATTGAGATGCTTATCTTATACTAGTACAGCCTATAACGCTCAGGATAAGTATTTAGTGAAACTTAAGTTAAACGGAAAATCAGTTCTTGCACGAGAAATTCAGTTCGATCTTGATGGTAAGCCAATTTCGAATCGATGCACTCCAAATAAAAGTATATACATACATAGACCTTCCCTCCCCCGCACCTAGACCTAAGAGCATAATGTATCATCTTATGCTTGTTAAACCCCACACCCTCTCTGAGAATGAAATATACATTCTCAGAGAGGATTTTCTTTATGAAATTTATTATTTTAGGAATTTTATTGATTGCACTCAGTGCCTGTTCGGCTTTCAACAGAAGAGCGGATCAAAACGACAAAACTATCGAAGCTCCCCTCGCCAATGCGGACGCAAAAGATGACGCCCCTTCAATGTCTCCCCCACAAGATGCGCCGACCGATGATTCAAAGCCTCTCACCGACAATATCGCAAGCCCCATGGCTGAAGCGCCTGTTAGCGACCAGCCTGAAAATGAAACTCTCGATGTGACTCTACAAAAAAAATCTTATCTTGATGAAAAGTATCACGAACCTAAATCAGATATTCTTCCTGCAGCACAGAGAACTGAAAGCACTTACTCTGGAACATCTAGCGGCGTTGATCCTGATAAAGCATTGGGATGGCTTAAAAATGGTAATAAAAGGTTCTTAAAGGGATCCTTAAGAGCTGATGGCCAATCTAGAAAAGACATCCAACGTTTAGCAAAGGCAGAAAAACCTCACGCTGTGATCTTTACTACTAGTGATTCCAGAATTTCTCCAGAAATTATCTTTGATGAGAAGTTAGGTGAAATATACGTGATTAGAAATCTCGGCCTGTCTGTTGATACCTCGGTTTTAAATACCGTGGATTATGCTATCGGAGAATTGGGCACAAGACTCATCATCGTATTGGATAGAAGCTACCCAGGAAAACAAATGGATTTTAGTCATGCAGATGAGACTTCCCAAAAACTTTTTGACCAATCTACCATTTTAAAAACGGCACTCGAATCTAAACAGGTTAAGGTTATCTCCGCTATCTACGATATAGAAACCGGAAAAGTTATATTCGGAAAATAGTGGTGTCAAAAAGTCTGGCACTCCCCTTGCTTTATTGTTAATTAATAATGCTTTACCATTAACAAGGGGGACAAAATGACACGTATTTATTCAATTCTATTCACAGCTTTTATGCTTTTCATGGCTACACCAAATGCTGATGCTTTCAGTTGCAAGCAAGGCGGACAGCTCTGTGGCAACAGCGACTCTGCGTGCTGCAGTGGAAATTGCATACAAGTTCCAGGAAACAACAATAACTATTGTGCAGCAGGCCACAGTGGTGGAACAAACAGTTGCTACTACGATTCAGATTGTAGACCTGGATATGATTGTCGATATGGACGTTGCGAGTATGCAGGATTTGGCGGTGGATCAAACAGTTGCTACTACGATTCAGACTGCAGACCTGGATATGATTGCCGATACGGACGCTGCGAGTATGCAGGATTTGGCGGCGGAAACAGCTGTTCACCAAGTGGTGCGTTATGTGGAAATTCCGATAGCGCATGTTGCTCTGGCGATTGCATCCAAGTTGCAGGCAATAACAATAACTATTGCAGATAATCTAGTTTAGCTAGCCAATCTTCCAAACACATATTGTATATACAAGTATATACAATATGTGTTTTACCAACGTAGATACTC
The Bdellovibrionota bacterium DNA segment above includes these coding regions:
- a CDS encoding 50S ribosomal protein L11 methyltransferase; translated protein: MSQQPATFIKLSILNVRKDLEQVISKICFDHDAMGVSETLDFDKKVYPEPKIIEKSHVNIEAYFYELPEDLVGLLKQRYPEMEVLAESQENKDWMEEWKKGFNAFKLYDRFWIVPSWQKAPENVEAIYIDPGMAFGTGTHETTQICSELIYKDLQANNVKSLIDVGTGTGILAFVANKMGVMNVMGTDNDPEAIRVAKENAEINKVEMRLTEKDLNMIPEKFDALDSSPESILA
- a CDS encoding TIGR02147 family protein — translated: MNKDIIQNRDHFLRELLKNEFQRRAEKNPAFSLRALSSKLDMDQSLLTKLLQGKRKFSDANAQKISDFLGVYLNQEIANTIDSSADYLLMKEDEFFIISAWYHFAILELIKTKNLKHNPKFVAKRLKITDLEAERALERLERLGFIEFKKNKYWLRKISNSWLNLSDTSTARRTLQKQMQEKSLEALEDVPFDKREHSSLTVAVDPKLLPEIKKKITEFRRSMDKYIMESGNEKEVYNLNVSFFPLTKDLKIKE
- a CDS encoding carbonic anhydrase, giving the protein MKFIILGILLIALSACSAFNRRADQNDKTIEAPLANADAKDDAPSMSPPQDAPTDDSKPLTDNIASPMAEAPVSDQPENETLDVTLQKKSYLDEKYHEPKSDILPAAQRTESTYSGTSSGVDPDKALGWLKNGNKRFLKGSLRADGQSRKDIQRLAKAEKPHAVIFTTSDSRISPEIIFDEKLGEIYVIRNLGLSVDTSVLNTVDYAIGELGTRLIIVLDRSYPGKQMDFSHADETSQKLFDQSTILKTALESKQVKVISAIYDIETGKVIFGK
- a CDS encoding 16S rRNA (uracil(1498)-N(3))-methyltransferase produces the protein MRRYWIEKKYFNSDSVLIGGESFHHICDVCRQDVGNKFEILSEGKAYFVEIISRDKKSAVAKIHEVRDATLPEKPYIHLAVSISKFQTMDTIVEKAVELGAYKLHPFVSDYSFIREKKSERLTDRSERWERIVKAATQQSGRGDLMEIATVLSLKELLDKMNQNPRSAGLFPYEGESEQTVSSAIKSMKDEDPENIWLFVGSEGGYSDQEVELFREKGLKSSTLGDQVLRVETACLSLLSILK
- a CDS encoding 50S ribosomal protein L11 methyltransferase, with amino-acid sequence DVSATFDLVIANIIDGVLLKLKELLLQKRNPGGSFILSGIIIENDADFIEGFLKDTPLKIVERIQKGEWVGYLLR